The Coffea arabica cultivar ET-39 chromosome 4e, Coffea Arabica ET-39 HiFi, whole genome shotgun sequence genome includes a window with the following:
- the LOC140005687 gene encoding UTP--glucose-1-phosphate uridylyltransferase 2-like has product MMILLAIERFGCRKCFLRDLMKVLGHSKLKSLLEIAQVLDEHVNEFKSIEKFKIFNPNNLWVNLKAIERLVQESALKMEIIPNPKVYQYGISHSVSSLPTTKGKK; this is encoded by the exons ATGATGATTTTATTGGCAATTGAAA GGTTCGGCTGCAGAAAGTGCTTTCTCAGGGATTTGATGAAAGTTCTTGGCCACTCCAAACTAAAATCG CTCCTAGAAATAGCTCAAGTTCTTGATGAACAT GTGAATGAATTCAAGTCGATAGagaagttcaaaattttcaatcccAACAACTT ATGGGTGAACTTGAAAGCAATCGAAAGACTTGTACAAGAAAGTGCATTGAAGATGGAgattattccaaatccaaag GTTTATCAATATGGCATTTCACATTCAGTCTCCTCTCTACCAACAACCAAAGGTAAGAAGTAA
- the LOC113741462 gene encoding centromere protein C — protein MATESLMVSESVDPLQSLFGPSLFPRAIVRAPTDPAMPSDPKDLDSVHHLMKSVALSSPEKLLDAGKAIVDRGPELLNSEFEKFAKSIGIDKEALRPRGNEKPQERRPGLGRPRPRFSLKPNTNKPSVTLEPSWDIDRLQDPEEFFSAFEKAENAKREIQRQEGGIMDDSDKYDSSTRNRPRRPGILGKSVSYKHRYSSVFLESGDKPISSQGTGGLDLLGAPGNVADTETQETDVAVSTGSITMTENRVNGILDELISRTSQDLDADEALSLLQERFKIKPIDLDKTCVPLFQDIGRTDFMALGEKVPNVRKTLSNISNLVKPLSGETTVNCEKAAEISISPIASPTPPKSPFASISLLKKRSTYSNSLRDPFSPFSVDLLEPRNPAGSQTDLADKGSGSALLESSSECNTCRGAETLLENSNERNTSRGAESNDSADGTDKQIEKDGDKYESAGRSVKTNSHGHDSTPVGIDAGLHMHASVEVEGIQSKVAIPARPDANMDKSPVMINMHGSQPLSDQLNTAAIEDNTVVIPSTTAEINAKKNSENLPAKEQGRTKRPWREIHELKALARRKSIQEAGTSFESGVRRSKRIKTRPLEYWKGERFLYGRVNESVKLIGLKYISPAKGDGQLKVKSYVPNEILEVAARL, from the exons ATGGCAACCGAATCTCTGATGGTATCCGAATCGGTGGATCCACTACAGTCGTTATTTGGACCTTCTTTGTTCCCTCGAGCAATTGTTAGGGCTCCGACGGATCCCGCGATGCCATCTGACCCCAAAGATCTGGATTCAGTTCATCACCTCATGAAATCCGTG GCATTAAGCAGTCCTGAAAAGCTTTTGGATGCGGGAAAGGCTATTGTTGATAGGGGTCCAGAGCTTCTGAACTCTGAGTTTGAAAAGTTTGCGAAATCCATTGGAATTGATAAAGAAGCTCTTCGTCCACGAGGCAATGAAAAGCCTCAAGAAAGAAGGCCTGGCCTTGGTCGTCCACGGCCTCGATTTTCTCTAAAGCCGAACACAAA TAAGCCTTCTGTGACTTTGGAGCCAAGTTGGGATATTGATCGCCTTCAGGATCCAGAAGAGTTTTTCTCTGCTTTTGAGAAAGCTGAAA ATGCTAAAAGAGAAATACAAAGACAGGAGGGTGGAATTATGGATGACTCTGATAAGTATGATTCATCCACTCGTAACCGTCCTCGTCGACCTGGAATTTTAGG GAAATCAGTCAGTTACAAACATCGATATTCGTCAGTGTTTCTGGAGAGTGGTGACAAGCCTATATCGTCCCAGGGGACAGGGGGGCTGGATCTTCTGGGTGCACCTGGTAATGTTGCTGACACTGAAACACAAGAGACAGATGTGGCTG TTTCTACAGGATCAATAACAATGACTGAAAACAGAGTGAATGGCATTTTGGATGAACTAATCTCAAGAACCAGCCAAGATCTAGATGCGGATGAGGCATTGTCTCTCTTGCAAGAAAGATTTAAGATCAAACCTATTGATCTGGACAAAACATGTGTTCCTCTTTTTCAGGATATTGGGAGGACTGATTTCATGGCACTGGGAGAAAAGGTCCCAAATGTTAGGAAGACCTTATCAAACATATCTAATCTGGTCAAACCATTAAGTGGGGAAACAACTGTTAATTGTGAAAAAGCAGCAGAGATTTCCATCAGTCCTATAGCTTCACCTACCCCACCAAAAAGTCCATTTgcctcaatatctttgttgAAAAAGCGCAGTACATATTCCAATTCACTGAGGGACCCGTTTTCTCCTTTTAGTGTTGATTTATTGGAGCCTAGAAATCCAGCAGGATCTCAAACTGACTTGGCAGATAAAGGCAGTGGCAGTGCATTACTTGAAAGCTCTAGTGAATGCAACACATGTAGGGGTGCAGAAACATTGCTTGAAAACTCTAATGAGCGCAACACAAGTAGGGGAGCAGAAAGTAATGATTCAGCAGATGGAACAGACAAACAAATAGAGAAA GATGGAGATAAGTATGAATCTGCAGGACGATCTGTTAAAACGAATTCCCATGGTCATGACTCCACACCAGTTGGTATTGACGCTGGTCTTCACATGCATGCATCTGTTGAG GTTGAaggtatacaatccaaagttgcCATCCCTGCTCGTCCAGATGCGAACATGGACAAATCACCAGTCATGATTAATATGCATGGAAGTCAGCCTCTCTCTG ATCAACTAAATACAGCTGCAATTGAAGACAATACTGTAGTTATTCCCTCAACAACAGCAGAGattaatgcaaagaaaaattcTGAG AACCTTCCAGCCAAGGAGCAAGGGAGGACAAAAAGACCATGGCgtgaaattcatgaattgaaagCACTTGCTCGTAGGAAAAGCATTCAAG AAGCTGGCACTTCATTTGAATCTGGGGTAAGGAGAAGCAAGAGAATCAAGACTAGACCTTTAGAGTACTGGAAAGGCGAAAGATTTTTATATGGTCGTGTGAATGAGA GTGTGAAGCTGATCGGACTGAAGTACATATCTCCTGCTAAAGGTGATGGACAATTGAAGGTGAAATCTTATGTGCCGAATGAGATTCTTGAAGTTGCAGCTCGTCTATGA
- the LOC113740607 gene encoding DNA-repair protein XRCC1: MSESKKASSGDGRNSAGTKRNLPSWMSAREERDSSGGKNKEPKSSASASNSGSHDFSKLMEGVVFVLSGFVNPERAELRSWALEMGAEYQPDWNSNCTLLICAFPNTPKFRQVEADSGTIVSKEWILECHEQKKLVDIEPYLLHPGKPWRRQSVPNEASNDCRATSSLKLQKNVEKSSCALPTDGASEDQPSNQVSDCFSPSRVKKWASDDLTRTLSWLESQDEKPEQSEIKKIAAEGILTCLQDAIDALKQGQLILQINEQWACVPRVVEELMKFDGTKDDSASVSKKYLCRHAVACKQIYENEYRNLEDDSSPKKKSKTNDHGKCGYEEGTASKGGDAYESDDTVEMTEEEIERAYNTISSTLLDAG; this comes from the exons ATGTCAGAGTCGAAGAAAGCAAGCTCCGGCGACGGCCGAAATAGCGCCGGAACCAAACGGAATCTTCCTTCATGGATGAGTGCCAGAGAAGAGAGAGATAGTTCAGGTGGTAAAAATAAGGAGCCCAAATCTTCTGCTTCCGCCTCAAATTCCGGTTCCCACGACTTCTCAAAACTCATG GAAGGGGTGGTGTTTGTGCTATCCGGGTTTGTCAACCCGGAGCGGGCCGAGTTACGGTCTTGGGCACTTGAAATGGGAGCGGAGTATCAACCCGATTGGAATTCGAACTGTACCTTGCTCATCTGTGCATTTCCTAACACACCAAAATTTCGGCAAGTAGAGGCTGATTCTGGGACCATTGTTTCCAAG GAATGGATTTTGGAGTGTCATGAGCAGAAAAAGCTTGTGGATATTGAACCTTATCTTTTGCATCCGGGCAAGCCATGGAGGAGGCAAAGTGTTCCCAATGAAGCCAGCAATG ATTGTAGAGCAACTTCATCTCTGAAATTGCAGAAAAATGTGGAGAAAAGCTCATGTGCACTGCCTACTGATGGTGCTTCTGAG GATCAGCCTTCTAACCAAGTTAGTGATTGTTTTTCTCCTTCTAGAGTAAAGAAATGGGCTAGTGATGATTTGACTAGGACGCTATCATGGCTGGAAAGTCAAGATGAGAAG CCAGAACAGAGTGAGATAAAGAAAATAGCTGCAGAGGGGATCCTCACCTGTTTGCAGGATGCCATAGATGCACTCAAGCAAGGGCAG CTTATCCTGCAAATAAATGAGCAGTGGGCCTGCGTCCCCAGGGTGGTTGAGGAGCTGATGAAGTTTGATGGCACCAAGGATGATTCAGCTTCAGTTAGCAAGAAATATCTTTGCAGACATGCTGTCGCCTGTAAACAGATTTATGAGAATGAGTACAGAAACTTGGAAGATGATTCATCTCCAAAGAAGAAGTCGAAGACTAATGACCATGGGAAGTGCGGGTATGAAGAAGGGACAGCTTCTAAGGGTGGCGATGCCTATGAAAGCGATGATACTGTTGAGATGACAGAAGAGGAAATAGAGCGAGCTTATAATACCATTTCTTCTACACTACTTGATGCTGGCTAA